A single Streptomyces sp. Edi2 DNA region contains:
- a CDS encoding cation:proton antiporter — translation MLARILTDHAMQHTRLGTLALAAASIADVVAWSLLVLAVTVVNPSGASPWRLLLLAPYAIVLLAARPLLRRLLWNARQPHRDRFVVVFVGALASGGITELLGQHFIFGAFVFGLLLPRDDPEGCAEIAHFAKRTGGLLLPVYFAVAGLQVDLSSIDGNGAGVLVLLLVVAVSGKIGGGFLGARLAGLRNRQALGMGALMNTHGLTELIILTTGRQLGLLDGELYSLMVVMAIVTTAMTGPLLSLTRPTDIPSSPAANTVVLPAERKSTPTG, via the coding sequence TCGCGCTGGCGGCGGCGTCGATCGCCGATGTGGTCGCCTGGTCGCTGCTGGTCCTCGCTGTCACCGTGGTCAATCCCTCCGGGGCGAGCCCGTGGCGGTTGCTGCTCCTCGCCCCGTACGCGATCGTGCTGCTCGCGGCCCGCCCGCTGCTGCGCCGCCTGCTGTGGAATGCGCGGCAGCCGCATCGGGACCGGTTCGTTGTGGTCTTCGTCGGCGCGCTGGCCTCGGGCGGGATCACCGAACTCCTCGGCCAGCACTTCATCTTCGGCGCGTTCGTGTTCGGTCTCCTGCTGCCGCGCGACGACCCCGAAGGCTGCGCCGAAATCGCCCACTTCGCCAAGCGGACCGGCGGCCTGCTGCTTCCCGTCTACTTCGCCGTCGCCGGGTTACAGGTGGATCTCTCCAGCATCGACGGGAACGGGGCCGGCGTGCTCGTATTGCTCCTGGTGGTCGCCGTCAGCGGCAAGATCGGCGGCGGATTCCTCGGCGCCCGCCTCGCCGGTCTGAGAAACCGGCAGGCGTTAGGCATGGGCGCCCTGATGAACACCCACGGGCTGACCGAATTGATCATTCTCACCACCGGCCGCCAACTCGGACTCCTCGACGGCGAACTGTATTCGCTCATGGTGGTGATGGCGATCGTCACCACAGCGATGACCGGCCCCCTGTTGTCACTTACTCGGCCGACCGATATCCCGTCCTCCCCGGCCGCGAACACGGTTGTTCTTCCCGCGGAACGGAAATCGACGCCCACCGGATA